In one window of Frigoriglobus tundricola DNA:
- a CDS encoding LCCL domain-containing protein gives MSDDADLIGLDELPDDARAVVDAAERAVSAVRDRAAREAAEIRAAADRECDAVRVRAEAELAAVQQTATRELAPLVRGLLDRLRELQQRYTREGLLDEALAIRARVRQIRGDLLGVRPDPGTLAEFSTTDIGRTVLFDVVGRADGSAWGTDVYTADSRLASAAVHTGVVREGERGLVRVVILDGAEQMFTGSERNGVATFDYGNYPVAYRIEKV, from the coding sequence ATGAGTGACGACGCGGACCTGATCGGGCTCGACGAGTTGCCGGACGACGCGCGGGCGGTGGTGGACGCGGCCGAGCGCGCCGTGAGCGCGGTCCGCGACCGCGCGGCGCGCGAGGCCGCCGAGATCCGGGCCGCCGCCGACCGCGAGTGCGACGCGGTCCGGGTCCGCGCCGAGGCCGAACTGGCCGCGGTGCAGCAGACCGCCACGCGCGAACTCGCCCCGCTCGTGCGCGGGCTCCTCGACCGGCTCCGCGAACTCCAGCAGCGGTACACGCGCGAGGGGCTCCTCGACGAGGCGCTGGCGATCCGCGCCCGCGTGCGCCAGATCCGCGGGGACCTTCTCGGCGTGCGCCCGGACCCCGGGACACTGGCCGAATTCTCCACCACGGACATCGGCCGCACGGTCCTCTTCGATGTGGTCGGCCGGGCCGACGGGAGCGCGTGGGGCACCGACGTGTACACGGCCGATTCGCGACTCGCGTCGGCCGCGGTCCACACCGGCGTGGTGCGCGAGGGCGAGCGCGGGCTGGTGCGCGTCGTGATTTTGGACGGCGCCGAGCAGATGTTCACCGGGAGCGAGCGGAACGGCGTGGCGACCTTCGACTACGGAAACTACCCGGTCGCGTACCGCATCGAGAAG
- a CDS encoding phytanoyl-CoA dioxygenase family protein, with protein MTAPTSFQPVPGQDDLQQVARDLSFHPATNAAPKVLTREQVEHFNREGYILPLRIFTDAEVVGLRTYFDNLLAKYMSEGKDSYSISSAHLRHGRVWDVLTNPRIVAIVSDLIGPSAVAWGSHFFCKMPRDGKTVSWHQDASYWPLTPSKAVTVWLAIDDADRGNACMRYIPGTHVLGHLTYKLSENDPTNVLNQTVPDVEKYGAPVYVELKAGEASLHSDLLLHGSEANDSDRRRCGLTLRYTSGDVRAYMGWHDKGVVVAGDPPPHWGNRARPEEE; from the coding sequence ATGACCGCCCCCACCAGCTTCCAACCGGTCCCCGGCCAGGACGACTTGCAGCAGGTCGCGCGCGACCTGTCGTTCCACCCGGCCACCAACGCCGCACCCAAGGTATTGACGCGGGAGCAGGTCGAACACTTCAACCGGGAAGGCTACATTCTCCCGCTCCGCATCTTCACCGACGCCGAAGTGGTGGGGCTCCGTACATATTTCGACAATCTGCTCGCAAAGTACATGTCGGAAGGGAAGGACAGCTACTCGATCAGTTCCGCGCACCTGCGGCACGGGCGCGTGTGGGACGTGCTCACCAACCCGCGGATCGTGGCGATCGTTTCTGATTTGATCGGCCCCAGCGCGGTCGCGTGGGGCTCGCACTTCTTCTGCAAAATGCCCCGCGACGGCAAGACGGTGAGCTGGCACCAGGACGCGAGCTACTGGCCGCTGACGCCCTCGAAGGCCGTGACCGTGTGGCTCGCCATCGACGACGCCGACCGCGGCAACGCGTGCATGAGGTACATCCCCGGCACGCACGTCCTGGGCCACCTCACCTACAAGCTGAGCGAGAACGACCCGACGAACGTGCTGAACCAAACGGTTCCGGACGTGGAGAAGTACGGCGCGCCGGTGTACGTCGAACTGAAGGCCGGCGAGGCGTCGCTCCACTCCGACCTGTTGCTCCACGGTTCGGAAGCGAACGACAGCGACCGGCGCCGCTGCGGCCTGACGCTCCGGTACACGTCGGGCGACGTGCGGGCGTACATGGGCTGGCACGACAAGGGGGTCGTGGTCGCGGGCGACCCGCCGCCGCACTGGGGCAACCGGGCGCGCCCGGAAGAGGAATAA
- a CDS encoding GNAT family N-acetyltransferase, which produces MDITAPVLTGRWVRLEPFAEEHRAGLRAAGDDDRVWQFMPVNGRGPEFDRVFDDALAHRAAGKRLPYAVRLLATEELIGATSYIEPIPLHKRVEIGWTWYRPDQWAGAVNPECKFLLLAHAFEALGLNRVQLVTDLLNTRSQAAIAKLGATREGVLRAHAITRGGRIRDTVVFSITAPEWPQVKERLAARLATFEANGRREPAGGADSQ; this is translated from the coding sequence ATGGACATCACGGCGCCGGTTCTCACCGGCCGGTGGGTGCGGCTCGAACCGTTCGCGGAGGAACACCGCGCCGGCTTGCGCGCCGCGGGCGACGACGACCGGGTGTGGCAGTTCATGCCGGTGAACGGCCGCGGTCCGGAGTTCGACCGCGTGTTCGATGACGCGCTCGCCCACCGCGCCGCCGGGAAGCGGCTGCCCTACGCGGTGCGGCTCCTCGCGACCGAGGAACTGATCGGCGCGACGAGTTACATCGAACCGATCCCGCTGCACAAGCGCGTCGAGATCGGCTGGACGTGGTACCGCCCGGACCAGTGGGCCGGCGCCGTGAACCCGGAGTGCAAGTTCCTGCTCCTCGCGCACGCGTTCGAGGCCCTCGGGCTGAACCGCGTGCAGCTCGTCACGGACCTGCTCAACACGCGGTCGCAAGCGGCGATTGCCAAGCTGGGTGCGACGCGCGAGGGCGTGCTGCGGGCGCACGCGATCACCCGCGGCGGGCGCATCCGCGACACGGTCGTGTTTAGTATCACCGCGCCGGAGTGGCCGCAGGTGAAGGAGAGGCTGGCGGCCCGGCTCGCGACGTTCGAGGCGAACGGCCGGCGTGAGCCGGCCGGTGGGGCCGACTCCCAGTAA